From the Halichoerus grypus chromosome 3, mHalGry1.hap1.1, whole genome shotgun sequence genome, one window contains:
- the CASP3 gene encoding caspase-3 isoform X1, translating to MGSTFTSGRPEKTCENSRRQVLEVSMENTEHSVDAKSIKNSETKILHGSKSVDSGMSLDNSYKMDYPEMGLCIIINNKNFHRSTGMLPRSGTDVDAANLRETFTNLKYEVRNKNDLTCEEILELMDSVSKEDHSKRSSFVCVLLSHGDEGIIFGTNGPIDLKKLTGFFRGDYCRSLTGKPKLFIIQACRGTELDCGIETDSGTEDDMACQKIPVEADFLYAYSTAPGYYSWRNSKDGSWFIQSLCTMLKLYAYKLEFMHILTRVNRKVATEFESFSLDSAFHGKKQIPCIVSMLTKELYLYH from the exons ATGGGAAGTACCTTTACTTCTGGAAGGCCAGAGAAGACATGCGAGAACTCCAGAAGACAAGTA TTAGAAGTATCCATGGAGAACACTGAACACTCAGTGGATGCAAAATCCATTAAAAATTCAGAAAC AAAGATCTTACATGGAAGCAAATCAGTGGACTCTGGAATGTCCTTGGACAACAGTTATAAAATGGATTATCCTGAAATGGGTTTAtgtataataattaataataagaaCTTTCATAGAAGTACTG GAATGCTACCTCGATCTGGTACAGATGTAGATGCAGCAAACCTCCGGGAAACATTCACAAACTTGAAATATGAAGTCAGGAATAAAAATGATCTCACATGCGAAGAAATTTTGGAATTAATGGACAGTg TCTCTAAAGAAGATCATAGCAAAAGGAGCAGTTTTGTTTGCGTGCTTCTAAGCCATGGGGATGAAGGAATAATTTTTGGAACAAATGGACCCATTGACCTGAAAAAATTAACAGGTTTCTTCAGAGGGGATTATTGTCGAAGTCTGACTGGAAAACCCAAACTTTTCATTATTCAG GCCTGCCGAGGCACAGAACTGGACTGCGGTATTGAGACGGACAGTGGAACCGAGGACGACATGGCCTGTCAGAAAATACCAGTTGAAGCAGACTTCTTGTATGCCTATTCTACGGCCCCTG GTTACTATTCCTGGCGAAATTCAAAGGACGGATCCTGGTTCATCCAGTCACTTTGTACGATGCTGAAACTCTATGCTTACAAGCTTGAATTTATGCACATTCTTACCCGGGTTAACCGAAAGGTAGCCACAGAATTTGAGTCCTTTTCTCTTGATTCTGCTTTTCATGGAAAGAAACAGATTCCGTGTATTGTTTCTATGCTCACAAAAGAACTGTATCTTTATCACTAA
- the CASP3 gene encoding caspase-3 isoform X2, which yields MENTEHSVDAKSIKNSETKILHGSKSVDSGMSLDNSYKMDYPEMGLCIIINNKNFHRSTGMLPRSGTDVDAANLRETFTNLKYEVRNKNDLTCEEILELMDSVSKEDHSKRSSFVCVLLSHGDEGIIFGTNGPIDLKKLTGFFRGDYCRSLTGKPKLFIIQACRGTELDCGIETDSGTEDDMACQKIPVEADFLYAYSTAPGYYSWRNSKDGSWFIQSLCTMLKLYAYKLEFMHILTRVNRKVATEFESFSLDSAFHGKKQIPCIVSMLTKELYLYH from the exons ATGGAGAACACTGAACACTCAGTGGATGCAAAATCCATTAAAAATTCAGAAAC AAAGATCTTACATGGAAGCAAATCAGTGGACTCTGGAATGTCCTTGGACAACAGTTATAAAATGGATTATCCTGAAATGGGTTTAtgtataataattaataataagaaCTTTCATAGAAGTACTG GAATGCTACCTCGATCTGGTACAGATGTAGATGCAGCAAACCTCCGGGAAACATTCACAAACTTGAAATATGAAGTCAGGAATAAAAATGATCTCACATGCGAAGAAATTTTGGAATTAATGGACAGTg TCTCTAAAGAAGATCATAGCAAAAGGAGCAGTTTTGTTTGCGTGCTTCTAAGCCATGGGGATGAAGGAATAATTTTTGGAACAAATGGACCCATTGACCTGAAAAAATTAACAGGTTTCTTCAGAGGGGATTATTGTCGAAGTCTGACTGGAAAACCCAAACTTTTCATTATTCAG GCCTGCCGAGGCACAGAACTGGACTGCGGTATTGAGACGGACAGTGGAACCGAGGACGACATGGCCTGTCAGAAAATACCAGTTGAAGCAGACTTCTTGTATGCCTATTCTACGGCCCCTG GTTACTATTCCTGGCGAAATTCAAAGGACGGATCCTGGTTCATCCAGTCACTTTGTACGATGCTGAAACTCTATGCTTACAAGCTTGAATTTATGCACATTCTTACCCGGGTTAACCGAAAGGTAGCCACAGAATTTGAGTCCTTTTCTCTTGATTCTGCTTTTCATGGAAAGAAACAGATTCCGTGTATTGTTTCTATGCTCACAAAAGAACTGTATCTTTATCACTAA
- the CASP3 gene encoding caspase-3 isoform X4: MQNPLKIQKRMLPRSGTDVDAANLRETFTNLKYEVRNKNDLTCEEILELMDSVSKEDHSKRSSFVCVLLSHGDEGIIFGTNGPIDLKKLTGFFRGDYCRSLTGKPKLFIIQACRGTELDCGIETDSGTEDDMACQKIPVEADFLYAYSTAPGYYSWRNSKDGSWFIQSLCTMLKLYAYKLEFMHILTRVNRKVATEFESFSLDSAFHGKKQIPCIVSMLTKELYLYH, translated from the exons ATGCAAAATCCATTAAAAATTCAGAAAC GAATGCTACCTCGATCTGGTACAGATGTAGATGCAGCAAACCTCCGGGAAACATTCACAAACTTGAAATATGAAGTCAGGAATAAAAATGATCTCACATGCGAAGAAATTTTGGAATTAATGGACAGTg TCTCTAAAGAAGATCATAGCAAAAGGAGCAGTTTTGTTTGCGTGCTTCTAAGCCATGGGGATGAAGGAATAATTTTTGGAACAAATGGACCCATTGACCTGAAAAAATTAACAGGTTTCTTCAGAGGGGATTATTGTCGAAGTCTGACTGGAAAACCCAAACTTTTCATTATTCAG GCCTGCCGAGGCACAGAACTGGACTGCGGTATTGAGACGGACAGTGGAACCGAGGACGACATGGCCTGTCAGAAAATACCAGTTGAAGCAGACTTCTTGTATGCCTATTCTACGGCCCCTG GTTACTATTCCTGGCGAAATTCAAAGGACGGATCCTGGTTCATCCAGTCACTTTGTACGATGCTGAAACTCTATGCTTACAAGCTTGAATTTATGCACATTCTTACCCGGGTTAACCGAAAGGTAGCCACAGAATTTGAGTCCTTTTCTCTTGATTCTGCTTTTCATGGAAAGAAACAGATTCCGTGTATTGTTTCTATGCTCACAAAAGAACTGTATCTTTATCACTAA
- the CASP3 gene encoding caspase-3 isoform X3: MSLDNSYKMDYPEMGLCIIINNKNFHRSTGMLPRSGTDVDAANLRETFTNLKYEVRNKNDLTCEEILELMDSVSKEDHSKRSSFVCVLLSHGDEGIIFGTNGPIDLKKLTGFFRGDYCRSLTGKPKLFIIQACRGTELDCGIETDSGTEDDMACQKIPVEADFLYAYSTAPGYYSWRNSKDGSWFIQSLCTMLKLYAYKLEFMHILTRVNRKVATEFESFSLDSAFHGKKQIPCIVSMLTKELYLYH; encoded by the exons ATGTCCTTGGACAACAGTTATAAAATGGATTATCCTGAAATGGGTTTAtgtataataattaataataagaaCTTTCATAGAAGTACTG GAATGCTACCTCGATCTGGTACAGATGTAGATGCAGCAAACCTCCGGGAAACATTCACAAACTTGAAATATGAAGTCAGGAATAAAAATGATCTCACATGCGAAGAAATTTTGGAATTAATGGACAGTg TCTCTAAAGAAGATCATAGCAAAAGGAGCAGTTTTGTTTGCGTGCTTCTAAGCCATGGGGATGAAGGAATAATTTTTGGAACAAATGGACCCATTGACCTGAAAAAATTAACAGGTTTCTTCAGAGGGGATTATTGTCGAAGTCTGACTGGAAAACCCAAACTTTTCATTATTCAG GCCTGCCGAGGCACAGAACTGGACTGCGGTATTGAGACGGACAGTGGAACCGAGGACGACATGGCCTGTCAGAAAATACCAGTTGAAGCAGACTTCTTGTATGCCTATTCTACGGCCCCTG GTTACTATTCCTGGCGAAATTCAAAGGACGGATCCTGGTTCATCCAGTCACTTTGTACGATGCTGAAACTCTATGCTTACAAGCTTGAATTTATGCACATTCTTACCCGGGTTAACCGAAAGGTAGCCACAGAATTTGAGTCCTTTTCTCTTGATTCTGCTTTTCATGGAAAGAAACAGATTCCGTGTATTGTTTCTATGCTCACAAAAGAACTGTATCTTTATCACTAA
- the CASP3 gene encoding caspase-3 isoform X5, with protein sequence MLPRSGTDVDAANLRETFTNLKYEVRNKNDLTCEEILELMDSVSKEDHSKRSSFVCVLLSHGDEGIIFGTNGPIDLKKLTGFFRGDYCRSLTGKPKLFIIQACRGTELDCGIETDSGTEDDMACQKIPVEADFLYAYSTAPGYYSWRNSKDGSWFIQSLCTMLKLYAYKLEFMHILTRVNRKVATEFESFSLDSAFHGKKQIPCIVSMLTKELYLYH encoded by the exons ATGCTACCTCGATCTGGTACAGATGTAGATGCAGCAAACCTCCGGGAAACATTCACAAACTTGAAATATGAAGTCAGGAATAAAAATGATCTCACATGCGAAGAAATTTTGGAATTAATGGACAGTg TCTCTAAAGAAGATCATAGCAAAAGGAGCAGTTTTGTTTGCGTGCTTCTAAGCCATGGGGATGAAGGAATAATTTTTGGAACAAATGGACCCATTGACCTGAAAAAATTAACAGGTTTCTTCAGAGGGGATTATTGTCGAAGTCTGACTGGAAAACCCAAACTTTTCATTATTCAG GCCTGCCGAGGCACAGAACTGGACTGCGGTATTGAGACGGACAGTGGAACCGAGGACGACATGGCCTGTCAGAAAATACCAGTTGAAGCAGACTTCTTGTATGCCTATTCTACGGCCCCTG GTTACTATTCCTGGCGAAATTCAAAGGACGGATCCTGGTTCATCCAGTCACTTTGTACGATGCTGAAACTCTATGCTTACAAGCTTGAATTTATGCACATTCTTACCCGGGTTAACCGAAAGGTAGCCACAGAATTTGAGTCCTTTTCTCTTGATTCTGCTTTTCATGGAAAGAAACAGATTCCGTGTATTGTTTCTATGCTCACAAAAGAACTGTATCTTTATCACTAA